In Drosophila subpulchrella strain 33 F10 #4 breed RU33 chromosome 3R, RU_Dsub_v1.1 Primary Assembly, whole genome shotgun sequence, the following are encoded in one genomic region:
- the LOC119562985 gene encoding cytochrome P450 315a1, mitochondrial, translating into MREKGERPGPLRWLRHLLDALLVRILSLSLFRAKSKPPPDSLPGLELSSVTKYLPIPRVRGLPMVGTLLDLIAAGGATHLHKYVDARHKQYGPIFRERLGGTQDAVFVSSANLMRGVFQHEGQYPQHPLPDAWTLYNQQHACQRGLFFMEGAEWLHNRRILNRLLLNGNLNWMDVHIESCTRRMVEQWRSRTAEAAAIPTAEGGEMQSYELPLLEQQLYRWSIEVLCCIMFGNSILTCPKIQSALDYFTQIVHKVFEHSSRLMTFPPRLAQILRLPIWRDFEANVDEVLREGAAIIDYCIGVQEDHKLPHDEALYHRLRAAEVPGEMIKRIFVDLVIAAGDTTAFSSQWALFALSQEPLLQKRLAKERATNDSRLLHGLIKESLRLYPVAPFIGRYLPQDAHLGGHFIEKDTMVLLSLYTAGRDPSHFEQPERIVPERWCIGKSEQVHQSHGSLPFAIGQRSCIGRRVALKQLHSLLGRCASQFEMRCLNERPVDSVLRMVTVPNQTLRLALRPRTE; encoded by the exons ATGAGAGAGAAGGGGGAGCGGCCGGGTCCGCTTCGATGGCTGCGACACCTGCTCGACGCGCTCCTGGTGCGAATCCTCAGCCTGAGCCTGTTCCGCGCCAAGAGCAAGCCTCCTCCGGACAGCCTACCAGGATTGGAACTTTCCTCCGTCACCAAATATTTGCCCATTCCGAGGGTCAGAGGCCTACCGATGGTGGGGACCTTATTGGATCTTATAGCCGCTGGAGGAGCCACGCA CCTTCACAAGTACGTCGATGCGAGACACAAGCAGTACGGACCCATTTTCCGGGAGCGTTTGGGCGGAACTCAGGATGCAGTCTTCGTATCGTCCGCGAATCTAATGCGCGGAGTCTTCCAGCACGAGGGTCAGTATCCGCAGCATCCGCTACCGGATGCCTGGACGCTGTATAACCAGCAGCATGCTTGCCAACGGGGACTGTTCTTCAT GGAGGGCGCGGAGTGGCTGCACAACCGACGCATACTTAATCGCCTGCTGCTCAACGGAAATTTGAATTGGATGGACGTGCATATTGAGAGCTGTACCAGGCGGATGGTGGAGCAGTGGAGGAGTCGCACAGCGGAGGCGGCGGCGATACCGACAGCGGAGGGTGGTGAGATGCAGAGCTACGAACTGCCCCTGCTGGAACAACAGCTCTACCGATGGTCTATAGAAG TACTCTGTTGCATCATGTTTGGCAACAGCATCCTCACCTGCCCCAAGATCCAGTCTGCTCTGGACTACTTCACCCAGATTGTGCACAAGGTCTTTGAGCATAGCTCGCGGCTGATGACCTTTCCGCCCCGTTTGGCCCAGATTCTGCGCCTGCCCATCTGGCGCGACTTCGAGGCTAATGTGGATGAGGTACTCCGCGAGGGAGCTGCGATAATCGATTACTGCATCGGAGTGCAAGAGGATCATAAGCTCCCACACGACGAGGCCCTATACCATCGTCTACGGGCAGCGGAGGTTCCAGGCGAGATGATTAAGCGAATATTTGTGGACCTGGTCATTGCAGCAGGTGATACG ACCGCCTTCAGCAGCCAGTGGGCTTTGTTCGCCCTTTCCCAGGAGCCCCTGCTTCAGAAACGTCTGGCCAAAGAGCGAGCCACCAATGATTCCCGGCTGCTGCATGGCCTGATCAAGGAATCCCTGCGTCTTTATCCCGTAGCCCCTTTCATCGGTCGCTATCTGCCCCAGGATGCGCACCTGGGCGGGCACTTTATCGAAAAAGAT ACCATGGTGCTGCTCTCCCTGTACACGGCAGGTCGAGATCCATCACACTTCGAGCAGCCGGAACGGATAGTGCCGGAGCGCTGGTGCATTGGGAAGTCGGAGCAGGTGCACCAGTCACACGGCAGCCTGCCCTTTGCCATCGGCCAGCGATCTTGCATTGGTCGCCGGGTGGCACTCAAGCAGCTCCACTCCCTGCTGGGCCGATGTGCCTCCCAGTTCGAGATGAGGTGTCTCAATGAGCGGCCCGTCGACAGCGTTCTCCGCATGGTCACAGTGCCCAACCAGACCTTGCGATTAGCCCTTCGGCCGCGAACCGAGTGA